The window GTCGGCGGTGACGGTGGCGGCGTTGACGCCGGAGGTGGTGAAGCCGCCGAAGGCCCAGATGAAGGCGCCGAAGGTGGCGATGACGACGATGTTGTTGAGGACCGGGGTCCACATCATCGCCCCGAAGCGGCCGCGGGCGTTGAGGATCTGACCGAGGACCACGTGGATGCCCATGAAGAACATCGTGGGCAGGCAGTAGCGGGCGAAGGCGACCGCGACGTCCATCTGCTGGGGATCGGAGGCGATCTTCGGCGACATCATCGTGATGAAGACCGGTGCGGCCAGGACACAGATGGTGGTGATGCCGGCCAGCAGGACCACGACGAGGGTCAGCAGCCGGTTGGCGTACGCCTCTCCCCCGTCGCTGTCGTTCTTCATGGCCCGGACCAGCTGCGGGATGAAGACGGCGTTGAGGGCGCCGCCGCCGACCAGCACGTAGATCATCGTGGGCAGGGTGTTGGCGATCTGGTACGTGTCGTTGAAGGTGCCGACGCCGATGGCACCGGCGATGACCAGGGTCCGCAGGAAGCCGGTGATGCGGGAGACGATCGTGCCGGCGGCCATGAGCGCGCTGGACTTGAGGAGACCGGCGGCGCGTCCGGCGGGCTTGCTCGGTGCCGGGGCGGCGACCGGGGCCTCCTCGGCCGGGGTGCGGGGCGCCGCCTCCTGGTCCCGGTAGAGGTGCGCGAAGGCGTCGGGTTCGGCCTGGTCGTCCGATGCCTGCGTGACGAGGGAGTCCACGCCGACGAACTGGGTGGTGGTGGCGTGGTCGCCGTACGGCAGGTGGCGGGACGGGCCGTCCGGCTCGGGCGGCGGGGTCTGGGCCCAGACGCGCGGGTCGGGGGAGTACGAGGGCGCGGTCGGCGCCGCGTAGAGCGGGCCGGGCTCCTGGTAGGTGCCGGGCGGCGGCGGGGGGTGTGAGGCCCGGTCGTAGAGGACCTCGGCGACGGGGTCCTGGGCGGACAGGTCCTGGGACCGGTACGGGTCGTAGTCGTAGGCATCCTGGACATACGGGTCGCGGTCCGGCGCGGGCGCAGGCACGGGACCCTGCCCGGGCACCGGGGTGCCCGGGGCAGTGCCCTGGGAGGGCGCAGGCCCACCAGTGCCCTGCGCGCGGTCACCGTCGTACGGCGCGTTCATCGAAACCCCACCTCATCGTCCCCAGGCCGACCGGCCACGGCATCGCTCAACGGTCCACTGTCTCACTCGTGCCGGACCCGTCGGTGCTTTGCACTCCGGTGTCCGGGGACTCGTCACTCTGCTGCGTGCTCTCCTCGGCGGCCGCGCGGGCCGCGACGCGCTTGCGGCTGGCGTACATCTTGATGCCCGCCAGGACCAGGAGGAGCACACCGCCTGCGATGACGAGCATGACGGTGGGGGTGATCTCGGTGGCCTCGACGGTGAAGGTGCGGGCCTTGCCGTAGGGGACGCCGTCCTTGGTGAAGAGCTGCGCGGTGACCTCGACGGGGCCGCTCGCGGTGGCGTTGGCGGTGAACTTGACCGTCTGGGTGTGGTCGCCCTGGACGGTGACCTGCTGTTCGGCCTGGCCGCTCTTGCCGAACATCAGGCGGGTCGGGTTGGCGGACTTCACCCGCAGGACGAGGTCGTGGACGTCCTGGACGAGGCTGTTCTGGACGCTGACCGGGATGGTGGCGCTGTGTCCGGACAGGGTGGCGTCGGACTTGGGGACGACCTTGACCTTCTCGGTCAGACCGATCAGGTAGTCCTGCACCTGGTCCCGGTAGAGGCGGGCCTCATCGGGGCGTCCGCGCCAGGACGTGGACATCTCCCGGTTGATGGTGTTGCCGAAGGGGATCTCCACGCGCTCGGGCGCGGCGAGGATGACCTTGAAGTGGTCGAGGGTGTTCTGCGTGGTGCGGATCTTCTCGAAGGCCGACACCGGAAGCTCCTGCTTGCGCAGGTCCTCGGGGTACTGGCCGGCCCCGGGCACCTGCGTGGCGGCCCGGGGGTCGGGCTTGGCGGCGGCCGCGGCCTCGAGGTCCGCGGGCTGCGTCCAGCGGCCCGCCTGGAGCCCGCGTACGGCGGCGGCCATGGTCTGCACCTGGCTGGTGGTGGGCATCCGCTGCGGGGTGACGACGAAGCTGCGCTGCTCGTCGGTCTTCTGCAGGTTCAGGGCGAGGCTGTGGGCGAGGAACCGCTGCACGGCGAGGGTGGAGTTGCCGGCGTTCAGCATGTCGCCCTCGAAGGCGGTGGACAGCTCTGCGTCCGCCACGACGGCGGTGGTGCCCGCGCCGATGGGCCGGGCGGCCGAGGGCGTGTAGCCGAGCGCTCCGCTCTCCATGAGGCTGTCGCTGCGGGTGAGGACGTTGTGGGCGCCGGCCGAGGTGGCGACGTTGACGATCGAGGGATCGATGGCGCCGTTCACGGGCCAGGAGAAGTCGGTGGACGCGGGGACGTGCAGGACCGTCTCGACGGCCTGCTTCGCCTTGTCGGTGGCGGGACGCAGCTGGCCCAGGGTGCCCGAGACGTCCTTGCCGTGGTGGGCGAGAGAGGCGAGATCGGGGTCGGCGAAGGGCAGGGCGACGACCTTCTTGCCCTGCACGGCGGCTTCCAGTGAACTCAGCCACTGCTCGGCGACGGCCTTCTTCTTCCCCTGGACGGACTTTCCGCCCGGGGTGCGGACCCGGTAGCCCTTGGTCATCGCGTCGACCGTGTAGAGCAGGTCGGGGTCGATGACCCAGGTGACCGGCAGGTCCTTGCCGAGCGTGACCATCTGCTCCAGGCGACCGCCCGGCCCGAGCTCCTCGGCGAGGGAATCGTCGAGGAAGACGGGGGTCTGGAGCTCGTCGGAGCCCGTCTCCGCCGTGACGCGCGTGGTGGAGATCAGCGGCCAGGCGTAGGTGAGCTGGGAGCGCTTGGCGGCCGCCTCCGGCTGCCACGGCAGGAAGGTCCGCTCGATGCCCAGGACCTGTTCCGACGGGCGGCTCTCGGTCACCCCGGACAGGGAGACGCCGAGCTGGTAGACGCCGTCCTTGTCCAGTTCGAGCTTGTTCACCGGGATCGTGAGCGTGAAGGGCTGGCTGACCTTCGACGGCAGGGAAGCGATCTTGACCGCATGGGCCGGGTCGATCTCGCCCGGGTCGGTGCCGGCGCGGAAGCCGTTGCGCTCCGCCGCCTCGTCGATGGAGGCCCGGTCCACGAGTGCGGGCCCGACCCGCAGGCCGACGTGCGCCTCGGTGATCGTCTCGGGGCCGGTGTTGACCACGGTGCCCTGGATGGTGAGGGTGTCGCCCTTGACCGGGGCAGTGGGCGCCAGGGAGACCAGCTGGACGTCGACGGAGGAGGCCTGCGTGGCCTCGGCCTTCGTGGCGGGAGAGTAGATCAGCCCGGCGAGCACGGGCGTCCCGGCGAGCAGCACGATCGCGCGCCGCAGCCAGCGGCGCCGGACAGGAGCGGGGGACGCCCCCTGGATGTCTGCCGCCTCGGCCACGCGCTAGCCCGTCCCTCGAAGTGTCAGTGGTCGTCTTTTGTGCGTCCACGCATGGTAACGAGGCCCGCTGTGTGCGAGTGCCGCGCCTTGCTCCACATGATCGGCTCAGAGCCGGTGCGGACGGCCAACGGGGCCGCCGCAAAACGGGTCGGTCCCCGGCGGGCGGGGCACGTACCCTTTTCAGTTGTGTCGAACGCAACCGAAGACAACCCCAGTGCCCTGAGTCAGGTGCAGCTCCGCGCGGTCAGTGAACTGCTGCGGGTCGCTCCTGTCGCCGACGAACTCGGCCGCCGATTCCAGGAGGCGGGCTTCCGCCTCGCCCTGGTCGGCGGGTCCGTCCGCGACGCGCTGCTGGGGCGTCTCGGAAACGACCTCGACTTCACCACCGACGCACGACCCGAGGACGTTCTGAAGATCGTCCGGCCGTGGGCCGACTCGGTGTGGGACGTCGGCATCGCCTTCGGCACCGTCGGGGCGCAGAAGAGCGCCCGCGTCGGCGACGCGGTACGGAACTTCCAGATCGAGGTGACGACGTACCGCTCGGAGGCGTACGACCGCACGTCGCGCAAGCCCGAGGTCTCCTACGGCGACTCGATCGACGAGGACCTGGTCCGGCGCGACTTCACGGTCAACGCGATGGCCCTGGCCCTGCCCGAGCAGGAGTTCATCGACCCCCACGGCGGCCTGGAGGACCTGGCCGCCGGCGTACTGCGCACTCCCGGAACCCCGGAGGACTCCTTCTCCGACGATCCGCTGCGCATGCTGCGCGCGGCGCGGTTCGCCGCGCAGCTGGACTTCGAGGT of the Streptomyces sp. NBC_01294 genome contains:
- a CDS encoding DUF6049 family protein, giving the protein MAEAADIQGASPAPVRRRWLRRAIVLLAGTPVLAGLIYSPATKAEATQASSVDVQLVSLAPTAPVKGDTLTIQGTVVNTGPETITEAHVGLRVGPALVDRASIDEAAERNGFRAGTDPGEIDPAHAVKIASLPSKVSQPFTLTIPVNKLELDKDGVYQLGVSLSGVTESRPSEQVLGIERTFLPWQPEAAAKRSQLTYAWPLISTTRVTAETGSDELQTPVFLDDSLAEELGPGGRLEQMVTLGKDLPVTWVIDPDLLYTVDAMTKGYRVRTPGGKSVQGKKKAVAEQWLSSLEAAVQGKKVVALPFADPDLASLAHHGKDVSGTLGQLRPATDKAKQAVETVLHVPASTDFSWPVNGAIDPSIVNVATSAGAHNVLTRSDSLMESGALGYTPSAARPIGAGTTAVVADAELSTAFEGDMLNAGNSTLAVQRFLAHSLALNLQKTDEQRSFVVTPQRMPTTSQVQTMAAAVRGLQAGRWTQPADLEAAAAAKPDPRAATQVPGAGQYPEDLRKQELPVSAFEKIRTTQNTLDHFKVILAAPERVEIPFGNTINREMSTSWRGRPDEARLYRDQVQDYLIGLTEKVKVVPKSDATLSGHSATIPVSVQNSLVQDVHDLVLRVKSANPTRLMFGKSGQAEQQVTVQGDHTQTVKFTANATASGPVEVTAQLFTKDGVPYGKARTFTVEATEITPTVMLVIAGGVLLLVLAGIKMYASRKRVAARAAAEESTQQSDESPDTGVQSTDGSGTSETVDR
- the murJ gene encoding murein biosynthesis integral membrane protein MurJ → MNAPYDGDRAQGTGGPAPSQGTAPGTPVPGQGPVPAPAPDRDPYVQDAYDYDPYRSQDLSAQDPVAEVLYDRASHPPPPPGTYQEPGPLYAAPTAPSYSPDPRVWAQTPPPEPDGPSRHLPYGDHATTTQFVGVDSLVTQASDDQAEPDAFAHLYRDQEAAPRTPAEEAPVAAPAPSKPAGRAAGLLKSSALMAAGTIVSRITGFLRTLVIAGAIGVGTFNDTYQIANTLPTMIYVLVGGGALNAVFIPQLVRAMKNDSDGGEAYANRLLTLVVVLLAGITTICVLAAPVFITMMSPKIASDPQQMDVAVAFARYCLPTMFFMGIHVVLGQILNARGRFGAMMWTPVLNNIVVIATFGAFIWAFGGFTTSGVNAATVTADGVRLLGLGTLLGLTVQALAMLPYLRDAGFKPRLRFDWKGHGLGKAARLAKWTFFFVLANQVGLVVVTQLATWAGSVAEKQGHPGTGITAYNYALLLWQMPQAIITVSVMTAVLPRISRSAHDGDAAAVRDDISYGLRTSAVAIVPCAFAFLALGVPMATLLYAGSGAGAQNIGYVLMAFGLGLIPYSVQYVVLRGFYAYEDTRTPFYNTVIVAAVNAAGSAASFFLLPARWAVVGMAAAYGLGYAVGVGIAWRRLRTRLGGDLDGAHVMRTYARLTGACVPAAAVAGAAAYGVTQWLGSGVLGSATALLAGGIALAAVFLIAAKRMRIEELNAMVGMVRGRLGR